A stretch of Brassica rapa cultivar Chiifu-401-42 chromosome A08, CAAS_Brap_v3.01, whole genome shotgun sequence DNA encodes these proteins:
- the LOC103833512 gene encoding psbP domain-containing protein 1, chloroplastic isoform X1 gives MSSLKRITHSFSSAPNMETLFSPRSLSPPLTIPTPSPLSLLRPISSQSAKLTKPESPVPQNLSTNAKQACAVGRRRLMMGGLLMSGLIVSEANLPTSAFALTPVFREYIDTFDGYSFKYPQNWIQVRGAGADIFFRDPIVLDENLSVEFSSPSSSKYKSLEDLGSPEEAGKKVLRQYLTEFMSTRLGVKRESNILTTSSRVADDGKLYYQVEVNIKSYANNNELAVMPQDRVARLEWDRRYLAVLGVENNRLYSLRLQTPEKVFQEEEKDLRRVMDSFRVEKI, from the exons ATGTCATCTCTAAAAAGAATCACTCATTCTTTCTCCTCTGCTCCTAACATGGAGACCCTTTTCTCTCCTCGTTCCCTCTCCCCTCCTCTCACCATACCCACTCCGAGTCCCTTGTCTTTACTCAGACCGATCTCTTCCCAATCCGCCAAGCTCACTAAACCAGAATCTCCAGTTCCCCAAAACTTGTCAACCAATGCCAAACAG GCTTGTGCAGTTGGGAGGAGGAGATTGATGATGGGTGGCTTGCTCATGTCTGGTTTAATAGTTTCAGAAGCCAATCTTCCAACATCAGCATTTGCTTTGACTCCAGTGTTCAGAGAGTACATAGATACATTTGATGGATACTCTTTCAAGTACCCTCAAAACTGGATTCAAGTCAGAGGAGCAGGCGCTGACATATTCTTTAGAGACCCTATTGTCCTCGACGAGAACCTCTCGGTGGAGTTTTCTTCACCTTCTTCCTCGAAATACAAGTCTCTTGAGGACTTGGGTTCACCTGAAGAAGCTGGAAAGAAAGTACTTAGACAGTACTTGACTGAGTTTATGTCCACTAGACTCGGTGTCAAGCGCGAGTCTAACATTCTTACAACTTCCTCCAGAGTTGCAGATGATGGTAAACTCTACTACCAAGTCGAG GTGAACATAAAGTCATACGCAAACAATAACGAGCTAGCTGTGATGCCGCAAGATAGAGTGGCTCGTTTGGAATGGGACAGGCGTTACCTCGCGGTTCTAGGAGTTGAGAACAATAGACTCTACTCACTGAGACTCCAAACACCTGAGAAAGTTTTCCAGGAAGAGGAAAAAGACCTAAGAAGAGTTATGGATTCGTTCAGAGTCGAGAAGATTTAG
- the LOC103833512 gene encoding psbP domain-containing protein 1, chloroplastic isoform X2: MMGGLLMSGLIVSEANLPTSAFALTPVFREYIDTFDGYSFKYPQNWIQVRGAGADIFFRDPIVLDENLSVEFSSPSSSKYKSLEDLGSPEEAGKKVLRQYLTEFMSTRLGVKRESNILTTSSRVADDGKLYYQVEVNIKSYANNNELAVMPQDRVARLEWDRRYLAVLGVENNRLYSLRLQTPEKVFQEEEKDLRRVMDSFRVEKI, translated from the exons ATGATGGGTGGCTTGCTCATGTCTGGTTTAATAGTTTCAGAAGCCAATCTTCCAACATCAGCATTTGCTTTGACTCCAGTGTTCAGAGAGTACATAGATACATTTGATGGATACTCTTTCAAGTACCCTCAAAACTGGATTCAAGTCAGAGGAGCAGGCGCTGACATATTCTTTAGAGACCCTATTGTCCTCGACGAGAACCTCTCGGTGGAGTTTTCTTCACCTTCTTCCTCGAAATACAAGTCTCTTGAGGACTTGGGTTCACCTGAAGAAGCTGGAAAGAAAGTACTTAGACAGTACTTGACTGAGTTTATGTCCACTAGACTCGGTGTCAAGCGCGAGTCTAACATTCTTACAACTTCCTCCAGAGTTGCAGATGATGGTAAACTCTACTACCAAGTCGAG GTGAACATAAAGTCATACGCAAACAATAACGAGCTAGCTGTGATGCCGCAAGATAGAGTGGCTCGTTTGGAATGGGACAGGCGTTACCTCGCGGTTCTAGGAGTTGAGAACAATAGACTCTACTCACTGAGACTCCAAACACCTGAGAAAGTTTTCCAGGAAGAGGAAAAAGACCTAAGAAGAGTTATGGATTCGTTCAGAGTCGAGAAGATTTAG